A genomic segment from Sparus aurata chromosome 10, fSpaAur1.1, whole genome shotgun sequence encodes:
- the LOC115589960 gene encoding zinc finger protein OZF-like isoform X1 has product MSKVQILRSLVKQRLTAAAEEICALFERTIAEYEEELCRSTEQNQRHRNLLDSALTPQLRSHRADVQQLLFGQKKVSPEQQEWSSSLDQQDPEPPHIKDEQEELWTYQEEADITEFTFSLVPVKHEDDDKEKPQSSQLHQRQTEEMETESDRVDCGGPETEGRTEDSLEPEAEDSPEPETEDSPEPEPGDSPEPEPEDSPEHEAEDSPERQAEDSPETEAEDSCEPQAEVKDDFWSGTKEHQSNLNSKKDIEGPVSGVGCGTDKEQFTFSGCGERSSKNSKLRICNGIHTGEKPFSCLECGKRFSYQHALIRHKRIHTGEKPFSCLECGKGFSQQQDLTRHGTIHTGEKPFSCLECGKRFSYQRVLNRHRKIHTGEKPFGCGECGKRFSYQHVLIRHKRIHTGEKPFSCLECGKGFSQQQDLTRHGTIHTGEKPFCCCECGKRFSRQQDLTRHTTIHSGEKPFNCHDCGKRFDGKQDLIRHRMIHTGEKPFSCHECGKRFRGQQHLARHRMIHTGEKPFSCHECGKRFAQKNGLIRHMRSHTGEKPYSCGECGKRFTRQDYLLTHIRTHKG; this is encoded by the exons atgtctaaagtccagattctgagatcgttggtgaagcagcgactgactgcggctgctgaggagatatgtgcgctgtttgaaaggacgatagcagagtacgaggaggaactgtgtcggtccacagagcagaaccagcgacACCGGAACCTACTGGACTCTGCTTTAACGCCTCAGCTTCGGTCACACAGAGCAG atgtccagcagctgttgtttggtcagaaGAAGGTTtctcctgagcagcaggagtggagctccagtctggaccagcaggacccagagcccccacacattaaagatgaacaggaggaactgtggACTTATCAGGAGGAAGCTGATATCACTGAGTTCACATTCAGTCTAGTTCCTGTTAAGCATGAAGATGATGATAAAGAGAAACCTCAGTCCTCgcagcttcatcaaagacaaactgaagaaatggaaacagaatctgacAGAGTGGACTGTGGTGGACCAGAGACTGAAGGCAGGACAGAAGACTCTCTTGAACCcgaggctgaagactctcctgaacctgagacggaagactctcctgaacctgaacctggagactctcctgaacctgaacctgaagactctcctgaacatgaggctgaagactctcctgaacgtcaagctgaagactctcctgaaactgaggctgaagactcttgtgaacctcaggctgaagtTAAAGATGATTTTTGGAGTGGGACCAAAGAACATCAGTCAAATTTAAACTCTAAGAAAGACATTGAAGGCCCTGTAAGTGGTGtaggatgtggtactgacaagGAACAATTTACTTTCTCCGGCTGTGGTGAAAGATCtagcaaaaactcaaaactgaggATTTGTAATgggattcacacaggagaaaaaccatttagttgtcttgaatgtggtaaaagattcagctACCAGCATGCTCTTATCAGACATAAaaggattcacacaggagagaaaccatttagttgtctTGAATGTGGTAAAGGATTCAGCCAGCAGCAAGATCTTACCAGACACGGAacgattcacacaggagagaaaccatttagttgtcttgaatgtggtaaaagattcagctACCAGCGTGTTCTTAACAGACAcagaaagattcacacaggagaaaaaccatttggttgtggtgaatgtggtaaaagattcagctACCAGCATGTTCTTATCAGACATAAaaggattcacacaggagagaaaccatttagttgtctTGAATGTGGTAAAGGATTCAGCCAGCAGCAAGATCTTACCAGACACGGAacgattcacacaggagagaaaccattttgttgttgtgaatgtggtaaaagattcagccGACAGCAAGATCTTACCAGACACACAACAATTCACAGTGGAGAGAAACCTTTCAATTGTCACGATTGTGGTAAAAGATTCGATGGAAAGCAAGATCTTATCAGACACAGGatgattcacacaggagagaaaccatttagttgtcaTGAATGTGGGAAAAGATTCAGAGGACAGCAACATCTTGCCAGACACAGGatgattcacacaggagagaaaccatttagttgtcaTGAATGTGGGAAAAGATTTGCCCAAAAGAACGGTCTTATCAGACACATGAGgagtcacacaggagagaaaccatatagttgtggtgaatgtgggaAAAGATTTACCCGACAGGATTATCTTCTCACACACATCAGGACTCACAAAGGATAG
- the LOC115589960 gene encoding zinc finger protein 260-like isoform X2, translating to MSKVQILRSLVKQRLTAAAEEICALFERTIAEYEEELCRSTEQNQRHRNLLDSALTPQLRSHRADVQQLLFGQKKVSPEQQEWSSSLDQQDPEPPHIKDEQEELWTYQEEADITEFTFSLVPVKHEDDDKEKPQSSQLHQRQTEEMETESDRVDCGGPETEGRTEDSLEPEAEDSPEPETEDSPEPEPGDSPEPEPEDSPEHEAEDSPERQAEDSPETEAEDSCEPQAEVKDDFWSGTKEHQSNLNSKKDIEGPVSGVGCGTDKEQFTFSGCGERSSKNSKLRICNGIHTGEKPFSCLECGKRFSYQHVLIRHKRIHTGEKPFSCLECGKGFSQQQDLTRHGTIHTGEKPFCCCECGKRFSRQQDLTRHTTIHSGEKPFNCHDCGKRFDGKQDLIRHRMIHTGEKPFSCHECGKRFRGQQHLARHRMIHTGEKPFSCHECGKRFAQKNGLIRHMRSHTGEKPYSCGECGKRFTRQDYLLTHIRTHKG from the exons atgtctaaagtccagattctgagatcgttggtgaagcagcgactgactgcggctgctgaggagatatgtgcgctgtttgaaaggacgatagcagagtacgaggaggaactgtgtcggtccacagagcagaaccagcgacACCGGAACCTACTGGACTCTGCTTTAACGCCTCAGCTTCGGTCACACAGAGCAG atgtccagcagctgttgtttggtcagaaGAAGGTTtctcctgagcagcaggagtggagctccagtctggaccagcaggacccagagcccccacacattaaagatgaacaggaggaactgtggACTTATCAGGAGGAAGCTGATATCACTGAGTTCACATTCAGTCTAGTTCCTGTTAAGCATGAAGATGATGATAAAGAGAAACCTCAGTCCTCgcagcttcatcaaagacaaactgaagaaatggaaacagaatctgacAGAGTGGACTGTGGTGGACCAGAGACTGAAGGCAGGACAGAAGACTCTCTTGAACCcgaggctgaagactctcctgaacctgagacggaagactctcctgaacctgaacctggagactctcctgaacctgaacctgaagactctcctgaacatgaggctgaagactctcctgaacgtcaagctgaagactctcctgaaactgaggctgaagactcttgtgaacctcaggctgaagtTAAAGATGATTTTTGGAGTGGGACCAAAGAACATCAGTCAAATTTAAACTCTAAGAAAGACATTGAAGGCCCTGTAAGTGGTGtaggatgtggtactgacaagGAACAATTTACTTTCTCCGGCTGTGGTGAAAGATCtagcaaaaactcaaaactgaggATTTGTAATgggattcacacaggagaaaaaccatttagttgtcttgaatgtg gtaaaagattcagctACCAGCATGTTCTTATCAGACATAAaaggattcacacaggagagaaaccatttagttgtctTGAATGTGGTAAAGGATTCAGCCAGCAGCAAGATCTTACCAGACACGGAacgattcacacaggagagaaaccattttgttgttgtgaatgtggtaaaagattcagccGACAGCAAGATCTTACCAGACACACAACAATTCACAGTGGAGAGAAACCTTTCAATTGTCACGATTGTGGTAAAAGATTCGATGGAAAGCAAGATCTTATCAGACACAGGatgattcacacaggagagaaaccatttagttgtcaTGAATGTGGGAAAAGATTCAGAGGACAGCAACATCTTGCCAGACACAGGatgattcacacaggagagaaaccatttagttgtcaTGAATGTGGGAAAAGATTTGCCCAAAAGAACGGTCTTATCAGACACATGAGgagtcacacaggagagaaaccatatagttgtggtgaatgtgggaAAAGATTTACCCGACAGGATTATCTTCTCACACACATCAGGACTCACAAAGGATAG